GGTGTTTTTGATATTTCGTATTTACGCTGTATTCCAAATATGATTATTTATGCCCCTTTAAATGAAATTGCCCTTCAAAACATTTTATACACTGCCCAGTTAGGTCTAAAAAACCCTATCGCTATTCGCTATCCTAGAGGCCGTGGCGTAACCCCCGATTGGCAATCCAAATATTTAGGAAATTATGAAGAAATCGAAATTGGAAAAGCAACTTGTTTAAAAAAGGGAAGCGAAGTAGCCGTACTTTCTAATGGAACCATCGGGAAAAATGTCATCGAGGCTTTGGATAATTTAAATAATCCAGAAACAATCTCCCATTTTGACTTTCCTTTCGTTAAACCTTTGGACGAAAAGGAACTACACTCTATTTTTAAACAATCAAAATCAATTATAACAATAGAAGATGGATCTATAATTGGAGGTTTCGGAAGTGCCATTTTAGAATTTGCATCTCAAAATAATTATAACCTAAAAATAGACACATTAGGGATTCCTGATAAGTTTATTGAACAAGGAAGTGTGCTACAACAACAACAAATTTGCAAAATTGACGTTAAAAATTTAGAAATAATTTTTTCAAGTAAATGAAAATAATTATTTTGCGCCCACTAACTAAAAAAACCTATGTTTAAATTACTATCATTCACCTGTTTATTAATTTTAATTTCAATAAATAGTTACTCACAAAAAATCATAACTACATTAATTCCTCCACAACCAATAAAAGACACCGCTTCACATTGGGTAAAGAAAAATAGAATTGGATTTGACATCTCCGAAATTGCTTTTGTGAATTGGAATGCTGGGGGAACCAGTTCTATTTCCGGTTTATTAAAAACAAAATTTAACCGAGTATATACTAAGGACAATTACAATTGGTCAAACGAACTTATTATGCGTTACGGCTTAAACAAACAAGATGGGATTGAACTTCGTAAAACTGATGATGTATTCCAATTTAATTCTGCTTTTGGCTATAGAAATGACACTATTTCAAACTGGTATCATACAGCAAAATTTAATTTTAACACTCAGTTTACTGATGGTTACTCCTACCCAAATAAAGAGATTTCCGTTTCAAAACCTTTTGCTCCAGCTTATGTGTTCTTAGGTTTAGGAGCTGAATATGCTACTAAAAAGAAAGACAGAATGCTTTATCTTTCTCCATTCACCTCTAAAATGACTTTTGTTTTAGACCAAAGGCTAGCCAATCAAGGATCATTTGGGGTTGAAAAAGCAATATATGACATCAACGGAAATCTAATTAGACAAGGAGAAAAATCAAAAATAGAACTTGGAATATTAGTAACTGGTTTGTACAAAAAAGAGGTGGTTAAAAACGTAACGCTAGAAAATCGCGTGAGTCTTTACTCTGATTACATCAATAAATTTGGGAATATTGATGTAGATTATGATTTAGTTTTGGATTTAGTCGTAAACGAACACATACGCACAAATATAGGAGCACATATTATTTATGATGATGATATTAAAGCAAAAGAAGATGTTAATGGAGAGCAAATTACTGTAGGTCCAAAAACACAACTAAAACAAACTCTAGGAGTTGGTCTTGTTTATGATTTTTAGTGACCTAATCCTTCTTTTTCCCATTGATAGTATCAAACAATTCTAATGCATTTCCATCAGTTAGCAATGAAATATAATGGCAAATATGAAGCAATCTTTCATATAAATTTTCTTTCTCTAAATGGTGTCTCTCAGGTAATAATTTCAAAATTAATTTATCATAATTAGAATCAGTACCATCGAACTTATTGTTGAAGGCTGTTATGAATTTATCCAATAATGTTTGAATAATCTGATACCCTACTATCTCTTTTTCAATCACTTCGCGACTTTGATAAATATTGTTCACACTGATTTTAATAATATCATCCATCTGTGCTTTATACTTGCTTTTATCCGTCAAAGCATACGGAAATTTTCCATTTAAAATCGCCTCTTCATTATCAATAAAAACTTTTACCGCATCGTTGATTAAACTACCTATAGCCAATGCACGCAAATAACTTATACGGTCTTCTTTTGTTTCTAATGTTTTATATTTCGAAGTATCTATACTGTCTTTTACCAATTTGATTAAGTACTCTAAGGCAAAATCTTCCGAAACCAATCCTAAATTAATTCCATCTTCAAAGTCAATAATCGTATAACAAATATCATCTGCAGCCTCCACTAAATAAGCAAGTGGATGTCTTTCAAAACCTATATCACTACCAGACTTATTAGGAATCATTCCCATCTCTTTTGCTACATCTTCAAAAAACTTTTTATCAGTTTGAAAGAAACCGTATTTTTTATCAGCAATATTTTTGGTTGGTTTTTTGGGCAAACTTTCCTTTGGATATTTCATAAAAGCACCAAGTGTAGCAAATGAAATGCGAAGTCCGCCTTCAATTCCTGGGCGGCTTGCTGTAAGCACCGAAAAACCATTGGCATTCCCTTCAAAATCAATTAAATCCTGCCATTCTTTGTTAGACAATTGGTCTTTGTATTGTTTACCCTTTCCAATTGAAAAATATTCTCCAATTGCTTTCTCCCCAGAGTGACCAAAAGGAGGATTCCCTATATCGTGAGCCAATGAAGCTGCTGCTACAATAGCGCCAAAATCATTCATATGGTAGCCATGTACTTCTTTTAAATGAGGGTATTTATCAATTATCTTTTTACCAACTAATCGCCCTAAAGAACGTCCCACAACTGAAACTTCTAAACTATGCGTCAATCGAGTGTGTACAAAGTCGGTTTTAGAAAGGGGAATCACTTGTGTTTTATCTTGTAAACTTCTAAAAGCGGCAGAGAAAATAATACGGTCGTAATCTACTTCAAAACCCAATCGAGTGTCGTCTTGTTCAATACGTAATCTTTTGCTTGTGTCGCCTTGTCGTTTTAATGATAAAAGTTGTTCCCAGTTCATACTGTTTTTGTCGAATTTGAATATTTGGATAATTATTCAAAGATAGAGAAATACCAATAACTAAAAATAGGTTTCTGTTGATTTATAAAAGCAATAAAAGAAAACCTGCCTTAAATTGAGCAATCAATTAAAAATGATTAAAATCAACAATAAGACTATTTAATAAATTGATACTACAAAACCATTTTTAAACAAACAGATTGTATTTTTACAGCCAATAACTACTAGAGCAATGTCCAAAAAAATAATCATATTAGGAGCGGGTTTAAGCGGATTACTAACTGCTTATCGTTTACAAAACAAAGGTTTTGAAACCGAAATTATCGAAGCCAGAGAACGCATAGGCGGACGAATTCACACCATAAGTACAGATACCGCTCAGGTCGAAATGGGCGCGACCTGGTTTAATGCTATTCATGTTAACTTTAGAAATCTTTTAAGCGAACTAGAATTGGATTATTTTGAACAATTCATGCAAGGCACCTCCTATTTCGAACCATTTTCGGCAGCAGCAGTACAAGAAATCCAGATTCCAGAAAATAGCCCAAGTTATCGTGTTTCGGGTGGCACAAACCAACTTATTCACACCTTAAAAAACAAACTAACAACTATTCCTATTCACTTAAACCAAACTGTTTCTAGTCTGAATTTTGAAAACGAAAAGATTCAAATTAAAACTCAAAATCAATCTTTCGAGGCTGATTATGTGATTTCGACTTTGCCACAAGCTTTGTTTACAAATGACATTATCGTTACTCCTGCTCTTCCACAAAAACTAACCGATATCGCAAATAAAACGCACACTTGGATGCAAGATTCTATTAAAGTTGCTTTTGTTTATGCAACCCCTTTTTGGCGCAACAAGAATTATTCGGGTACTTTATTCAGTAATGTGGGGCCAATAACCGAGTTCTATGATCAATCGAATGCTTCCTTAGATAAATTTGCCCTTTGCGGTTTTATTAGCTCTGGGATGGAAATGTATTCTAAAACAGAACGTTTAGAAAAATTAAAAATACAATTGGTTAAAGTTTTTGGTGAGGACGCAATACATTTTACGTCTTATCACGAAACGGTTTGGGCAAAAGAAAAGCAAACCAAAAGTGCTAACCAAATTGGTTTTATGTATCCACATCAAAACAATGGACATCCTTTATTTAGAGCATCCTACTACAACAATCGCTTGTTCTTTGCAGGGACAGAAACGGCAAATCAATTTCCTGGTTATATGGAAGGGGCTGTAATTGCAGCAGAAAATGCTGTTAATGCCATTTTAAAATTAAAATAAAGTATTTTTATTTAATGGATTGGAGTTCAACAAAATTGATGATGCAATTGTGATTTCCTGAAAAACTACTAATTGTAATCGCTAGCCCCGATTGTAGCGGCATCCTCTAGTGTAAGCGAAAGCAAACACTAGAGATATAGCAAAAAGCGGGACCAATGTTGCTAAAACCAATAAACCGTCTGCTCCTAAAACGACAAAAAACGTTGTTGCTATTAAAAATTCAAGGCTGTACTATGCTTAATTTCCCCCATTACAAAAATAGTTTGGGTATTCCCTATATTGTCAATAGTGGACAATTTATTCATTACAAAGTCCTGATAACTTGCCATATCCTTCACTAATATTTTCAGCATAAAATCATAATCTCCAGCAATATTGTACGACTCTATGATTTCAGGAAGTGCAACAATATCTTTAACAAAATTGCTTCCTACATTTCGAGCGTGCTCTTTTAACCGTACGTTGCAAAAAACAATCATACCCAAATTCATTTTTTGTTTATCCAATAAAGCGACATATTTCATAATATATCCTTCCCTTTCCAATCTTTTTATACGCTCGTAAACTGGTGTTGCGGTTAAGAACAACTTACTCGCTAGGTCTTTTATGTTGATATTAGAGTCTTCTTGAAGGTGTTTTAGAATTTGTATGTCGGTTGCATCTAGATTTTCCATAGTGTTTTTTACTGCTAATGTTATTTATTTAAATACTAAACGAAATTAAATACTGTATTTTTTACAATATATAGTTCATATTACTTAGTTAAAGGCCAAAATTAAGTATTTAATACTAAGCTTATACCTTTGTTTAGAAATAAATACTAAAAAATGAAAACAAACAATTTAGGTTATCCAAGAATAGGCAGCAACAGAGAATTAAAAAAAGCGAGTGAACTATACTGGTCTGGTAAAATCACAGCCGAAGAACTTATTTCTACAGGAAAAAACATCCGAAAAGAAAACTGGGCACTTCAATTTAATGCTGGAATTGATTTAATTCCGTCAAATGACTTCTCTTTTTACGATCAAGTACTTGATTTATCTTTAACGCTTGGCGTTATTCCCGAGCAGTATAAAGCTTTCGCAAAAGAGAATTCGGTGCTCGATTTATATTTTGCTATGGCAAGAGGCGCTCAAAAAGAAGGTCAAGATGTTGTAGCCATGGAAATGACCAAATGGTTTGATACTAATTACCATTATATTGTACCTGAATTTTCTAAAAATCAAGAATTCGAATTGTTTTCAGAAAAAATTATTGACGAATACAAAGAGGCAAAAGCAGCAGGATTTCAAACTAAACCTGTAATTATAGGACCCGTTTCTTATTTACTTCTTGGAAAAGAAAAGCAAGAAGGTTTTCATAGAATTGACCTCATCAATAAACTACTTCCTGTTTATTTTGACATTTTACAAAAATTACAAGAGGAAAAAGTAGAATATGTTCAGTTTGACGAACCTTTTTTGACTTTAAATCTAACGGATATTGAAAGAGCCGCATTAGTGTATGTGTATACTAAAATCAATGAAAAATTCCCAAACATCAAAATCATTCTTGCCAACTATTTTGATTGCTTCGGAGAAAATTTAGCAACTGCTTTATCCCTTCCAGTTCATACTTTCCACTTGGATTTAGTGCGTTGTGCATTGCAATTAGACGATATTCTAGAATCTAATTTATTAGCAAAAACAACTTCGCTTTCACTAGGAGTTATTGACGGTAGAAACATTTGGAAAAATGATTTCAAAAAATCGTTAGCACTAATCCAGAAAGCTACGGATGCTCTTGGAACTGACCGTATTTTTATTGCTCCATCTTGCTCTTTAATTCATTCGCCATGTGACCTAGATTTAGAAACCAATGACGAAACGCTCACTCCAGAAATTAAACAATGGCTGGCTTTCGCCAAACAAAAAGTGGACGAGGTTGTTGTTCTAAGAAATTTAGCTTCGAACGAAATTACGGAGAACGATCAAGCTGTTTTTGAAGAAAATACATTGGCAAATAACAACAGAAAAAAAGCAACAATCATTCACAATGAGGCTGTAAAAAACAGAGTTGCTAGTATTGTCGAAGAAGATTCGAGAAGAAAAAGCCCTTTTTCGGTGAGAAGACAACAACAAATTGACGCTTTACAATTACCGTTGTTCCCAACCACCACTATTGGTTCATTCCCACAAACTCCTGAAGTACGTAGCTGGAGAGCCAAATTTAAAAAAGGAGACTTATCACAATTGGAATATGACGACCTTCTTCGAAAAGAAACCGAAGAAACCATCCGTTTTCAAGAAGAGTCTGGCATTGATGTTTTAGTACATGGTGAATTTGAGCGTAATGATATGGTGGAATATTTTGGAGAACAACTCGATGGATTTGCTTTTACAAAAAACGGTTGGGTTCAAAGCTACGGAAGTCGTTGTGTAAAACCACCCGTTATTTATGGTGATGTATCTCGTCCAAAACCTATGACAGTCAAATGGGCCGAGTTTGCACAATCCTTAACACCTAAATGGGTTAAAGGAATGCTTACAGGACCCGTAACTATCTTGCAATGGTCATTTGTACGTAATGACCAACCAAGATCAGAAACCTGTACACAAATTGCCTTAGCGATTCGTGATGAAGTGGTAGATCTAGAAAATGCTGGAATCAAAATCATACAAATTGATGAACCAGCCATTAGAGAAGGATTGCCATTGCGCAAAGAAGAATGGGCGGCATACCTGGATTGGGCCGTAAAAGCTTTTAGAATTTCGGCAAGTGGTGTAAAAGATGACACTCAAATTCACACACATATGTGTTATAGTGAGTTCAATGATATCATTCAGAATATAGCCGATATGGATGCGGATGTGATTACAATAGAATGTTCCCGTTCCCAAATGGAATTACTAGACGCCTTTGCTTATTTCAAATACCCAAACGAGATTGGACCTGGCGTATATGACATTCATTCACCACGCGTTCCATCGAGTCAAGAAATGGTTCATTTATTAGAAAAAGCAGCTGCCGTGATACCTATTGATCAATTGTGGGTCAACCCCGACTGTGGTTTAAAAACACGCCATTGGGATGAAACCAAAAAAGCATTGATCGAAATGGTTGCCGCAGCTAAAAAAATGCGAATTGCCGTTACCAATACCGCCACTATTTAATTGAAAGCAAAAACCCTAGTGTCTCATACGCACTAGGGTTTTTTGATTATTCGGCTCTACCAAATTCTTCTGGATGATTAAAGTACTGTATGCTTTTCGCTAATTTCCTTTTCTTAACTACATAAGTCCCTGAAAAGCGATCATGCCATCCCCAAGAAACGGATCCTAAGTAGGACAAGCCCTCAAAAGGGATAAAACGACAAATAGTTCGAATAAAAATCATATCGATTGTAGGCTTTAAACCATCACTTTTAACCACGATAGTTCTGGTAACTAATTTAGCTAGTGTTCTTGAGAAATAAACCTCGGTTAAAAAATAATAAAGAAACAGTATTAACAAGCCATAGGATAAAATTGCGGCCCAACTTAGGGTTTCAACCCAATCAGAGACCGTAAATTTATTAGCAACATCGGCTATCAAAATAATGGATGTCCCTACGCTTAAAATAATAATATAAATGAAAAGTAAGTCAAGTAGTAGATTCAAGAAACGCTGCCCTTGACTAGCAAGCAAATGATCTGTAATTGTAAATGTTTTATTTTTCATAATTGCTTTTTTTAAGAATTTAAAAAAGAATTTTAATAAACCATAACCTACTCAAATATAGTGAATTATTCTTAAAATATTAATCAGAATATTCACGATTATGAAGTATAATCAATCTATTTTATAAAAAATAAAGAATAGGCAGAACAAAAAAAAGCTACCTAAAAAGGCAACTCTGTATTTTAAAATATAATCCTCGATCTAGCAAAAGCCAACACGAGTTAGTCTTCAATTCATTTTTTAAACACATCCATGAAAAAACTGTCGGCAATAAAAAGACGATTGCATTCTATAAAAAAGGCTAAAATAAATATCTCGATATTACTAGCTTGTTTTGAATAAACAATCAATTCATTAGTACAAGTAGCATAAAATAAATGTATCATTTTTTTGCTTATTTCCTTAGTTTTTTCAATTGCTC
The Flavobacterium sp. WC2421 genome window above contains:
- the metE gene encoding 5-methyltetrahydropteroyltriglutamate--homocysteine S-methyltransferase, whose translation is MKTNNLGYPRIGSNRELKKASELYWSGKITAEELISTGKNIRKENWALQFNAGIDLIPSNDFSFYDQVLDLSLTLGVIPEQYKAFAKENSVLDLYFAMARGAQKEGQDVVAMEMTKWFDTNYHYIVPEFSKNQEFELFSEKIIDEYKEAKAAGFQTKPVIIGPVSYLLLGKEKQEGFHRIDLINKLLPVYFDILQKLQEEKVEYVQFDEPFLTLNLTDIERAALVYVYTKINEKFPNIKIILANYFDCFGENLATALSLPVHTFHLDLVRCALQLDDILESNLLAKTTSLSLGVIDGRNIWKNDFKKSLALIQKATDALGTDRIFIAPSCSLIHSPCDLDLETNDETLTPEIKQWLAFAKQKVDEVVVLRNLASNEITENDQAVFEENTLANNNRKKATIIHNEAVKNRVASIVEEDSRRKSPFSVRRQQQIDALQLPLFPTTTIGSFPQTPEVRSWRAKFKKGDLSQLEYDDLLRKETEETIRFQEESGIDVLVHGEFERNDMVEYFGEQLDGFAFTKNGWVQSYGSRCVKPPVIYGDVSRPKPMTVKWAEFAQSLTPKWVKGMLTGPVTILQWSFVRNDQPRSETCTQIALAIRDEVVDLENAGIKIIQIDEPAIREGLPLRKEEWAAYLDWAVKAFRISASGVKDDTQIHTHMCYSEFNDIIQNIADMDADVITIECSRSQMELLDAFAYFKYPNEIGPGVYDIHSPRVPSSQEMVHLLEKAAAVIPIDQLWVNPDCGLKTRHWDETKKALIEMVAAAKKMRIAVTNTATI
- a CDS encoding RDD family protein yields the protein MKNKTFTITDHLLASQGQRFLNLLLDLLFIYIIILSVGTSIILIADVANKFTVSDWVETLSWAAILSYGLLILFLYYFLTEVYFSRTLAKLVTRTIVVKSDGLKPTIDMIFIRTICRFIPFEGLSYLGSVSWGWHDRFSGTYVVKKRKLAKSIQYFNHPEEFGRAE
- a CDS encoding flavin monoamine oxidase family protein; this encodes MSKKIIILGAGLSGLLTAYRLQNKGFETEIIEARERIGGRIHTISTDTAQVEMGATWFNAIHVNFRNLLSELELDYFEQFMQGTSYFEPFSAAAVQEIQIPENSPSYRVSGGTNQLIHTLKNKLTTIPIHLNQTVSSLNFENEKIQIKTQNQSFEADYVISTLPQALFTNDIIVTPALPQKLTDIANKTHTWMQDSIKVAFVYATPFWRNKNYSGTLFSNVGPITEFYDQSNASLDKFALCGFISSGMEMYSKTERLEKLKIQLVKVFGEDAIHFTSYHETVWAKEKQTKSANQIGFMYPHQNNGHPLFRASYYNNRLFFAGTETANQFPGYMEGAVIAAENAVNAILKLK
- a CDS encoding DUF3078 domain-containing protein — encoded protein: MFKLLSFTCLLILISINSYSQKIITTLIPPQPIKDTASHWVKKNRIGFDISEIAFVNWNAGGTSSISGLLKTKFNRVYTKDNYNWSNELIMRYGLNKQDGIELRKTDDVFQFNSAFGYRNDTISNWYHTAKFNFNTQFTDGYSYPNKEISVSKPFAPAYVFLGLGAEYATKKKDRMLYLSPFTSKMTFVLDQRLANQGSFGVEKAIYDINGNLIRQGEKSKIELGILVTGLYKKEVVKNVTLENRVSLYSDYINKFGNIDVDYDLVLDLVVNEHIRTNIGAHIIYDDDIKAKEDVNGEQITVGPKTQLKQTLGVGLVYDF
- a CDS encoding Lrp/AsnC family transcriptional regulator, with product MENLDATDIQILKHLQEDSNINIKDLASKLFLTATPVYERIKRLEREGYIMKYVALLDKQKMNLGMIVFCNVRLKEHARNVGSNFVKDIVALPEIIESYNIAGDYDFMLKILVKDMASYQDFVMNKLSTIDNIGNTQTIFVMGEIKHSTALNF
- a CDS encoding deoxyguanosinetriphosphate triphosphohydrolase; amino-acid sequence: MNWEQLLSLKRQGDTSKRLRIEQDDTRLGFEVDYDRIIFSAAFRSLQDKTQVIPLSKTDFVHTRLTHSLEVSVVGRSLGRLVGKKIIDKYPHLKEVHGYHMNDFGAIVAAASLAHDIGNPPFGHSGEKAIGEYFSIGKGKQYKDQLSNKEWQDLIDFEGNANGFSVLTASRPGIEGGLRISFATLGAFMKYPKESLPKKPTKNIADKKYGFFQTDKKFFEDVAKEMGMIPNKSGSDIGFERHPLAYLVEAADDICYTIIDFEDGINLGLVSEDFALEYLIKLVKDSIDTSKYKTLETKEDRISYLRALAIGSLINDAVKVFIDNEEAILNGKFPYALTDKSKYKAQMDDIIKISVNNIYQSREVIEKEIVGYQIIQTLLDKFITAFNNKFDGTDSNYDKLILKLLPERHHLEKENLYERLLHICHYISLLTDGNALELFDTINGKKKD